A genomic window from Leptospiraceae bacterium includes:
- a CDS encoding fibronectin type III domain-containing protein, whose protein sequence is MKEIWMSLTVLLFFSNLILAGELEWKPVSGVNGYQIIIENRQTHKVIINKQVKTNSFPIHNLKPGNYRVRIAPLDILHKPLVWSNWKNVELIRKNTPEISNQSIVNLEQGKGKQEITIHGKGFQKDSRVLLVKKKKEYALNIKQVQESKIQAELNTDTLKPGVYGLKIKSQYSKEVYHKRFLTIKKEAPPLETLSPKENERVVLKKGEPLYFVWKKDKDAKYYEFRILQGKKNSRKKELLKDKVEDNKYHVKNLKKLKEGNLVWEVKPFDKKGRPGKASQSEFEIQLKKKNIKPDDIKVISPDVLYVKE, encoded by the coding sequence ATGAAAGAAATTTGGATGTCCTTAACAGTTTTATTATTTTTTAGTAACCTTATTCTTGCCGGAGAGCTGGAGTGGAAGCCTGTAAGTGGAGTTAATGGCTATCAGATAATTATAGAGAATCGTCAAACACACAAAGTAATTATAAATAAGCAAGTTAAAACGAATTCCTTCCCCATTCACAATTTAAAACCCGGTAATTATAGGGTTCGGATAGCTCCTTTAGATATATTGCATAAACCCCTGGTATGGTCGAACTGGAAAAATGTGGAGTTGATCCGGAAAAATACACCTGAAATATCTAATCAATCAATAGTAAATTTGGAGCAGGGGAAGGGAAAACAGGAAATTACTATACATGGAAAAGGATTTCAGAAAGATAGCAGGGTTTTACTGGTAAAGAAAAAAAAAGAGTATGCCTTAAATATAAAACAGGTGCAAGAGTCAAAGATTCAAGCAGAGTTAAATACTGATACACTAAAGCCCGGTGTATATGGCTTAAAAATCAAATCACAATATTCTAAAGAAGTTTATCACAAACGTTTTCTTACCATTAAGAAAGAAGCCCCGCCTTTGGAAACTTTGAGTCCCAAAGAAAATGAAAGAGTGGTATTGAAAAAAGGAGAGCCATTATATTTTGTTTGGAAGAAAGATAAGGATGCAAAATATTATGAGTTTCGTATATTACAAGGGAAGAAAAATTCTCGAAAAAAGGAATTACTAAAAGATAAAGTTGAAGACAATAAGTATCATGTAAAAAATTTAAAGAAATTAAAAGAGGGAAACCTGGTATGGGAAGTTAAGCCTTTTGACAAAAAAGGTAGGCCCGGAAAAGCTTCTCAAAGTGAATTTGAAATTCAACTGAAAAAGAAAAATATAAAACCGGATGATATTAAAGTCATTTCTCCGGATGTATTATATGTGAAGGAATAA
- a CDS encoding AMP-binding protein — MANNVAELYKIAAEKYPREGGFYSKDSKKNFQQTNFKDLYEMGVCLSEALIDLGVAAREHVGLMADHRLEWTIVDCAILHAGAADVPRGTDVTESELVYILTHSEAKVVFVEHDKMLKKLQKVSKDIPNLKKIIIMEKDLKADGAENMYDLIEKGKKLREGGSKKAEERLSGIKPEDLFTLIYTSGTTGLPKGVMLMHSNMLHQMLDVVPGIKVSSKDRALSILPVWHIFERVFLYAAIHKGMSTYFTNVRDLRDDLKKSKPTFMASAPRLWENLYLGIYNRMNDPKLTPPFKKALFDLAYFFSKHYHGAVRFLKGNEVDYVGRTALESLFRGIWALIILLPTALMNLLFDQIVLKKIRDGLGGEFRATCSGGGALQRHVDAFFNDIGIDVIEGYGMTETSPVIAMRTFEHLVMGSVGKVVSKTDLQIRDFAGNVLTHVKPDGSIEGKRGEKGVIYLRGPQVMKGYYKNEEATNKAIKDGWMDTGDMGMINFKDTLTITGRAKETIVLLGGENVEPVPIENKLTESPLIGQCMVVGQDQKALGALIVPDFDKLKVWASENGVSDTEPDALIANSKVLDKYKKEIREYNSAKTGFKSFEQVTPFALIKKPFEVGDELTNLGKFKRHIITEKYADKIKEMYK, encoded by the coding sequence ATGGCAAATAATGTGGCCGAATTATATAAAATAGCAGCAGAGAAATACCCCAGGGAAGGGGGATTTTACTCTAAGGACTCAAAAAAAAATTTCCAACAGACAAATTTTAAAGATTTATATGAAATGGGAGTTTGTTTATCAGAGGCCCTGATCGATTTAGGAGTAGCCGCAAGAGAGCATGTCGGTCTTATGGCAGATCACCGTCTGGAATGGACGATTGTAGACTGTGCCATACTACATGCAGGAGCTGCGGATGTTCCTCGTGGAACTGATGTTACTGAAAGTGAACTTGTATATATTCTGACACATTCTGAAGCGAAGGTTGTTTTTGTTGAACACGACAAAATGCTGAAGAAGCTTCAAAAAGTTAGTAAAGATATCCCGAATTTAAAGAAAATCATTATCATGGAAAAAGACCTGAAGGCAGATGGGGCTGAAAACATGTATGATTTAATTGAAAAAGGAAAGAAACTTCGGGAAGGTGGTTCGAAAAAAGCTGAAGAAAGGTTGAGCGGGATAAAACCTGAGGATTTATTTACTCTAATTTATACTTCCGGAACTACTGGCTTGCCTAAAGGGGTAATGCTCATGCATTCCAATATGTTACATCAAATGCTGGATGTAGTACCCGGTATTAAAGTTTCATCTAAAGACAGGGCTCTATCTATTCTACCTGTCTGGCATATTTTTGAAAGAGTGTTTTTATATGCTGCTATACATAAAGGAATGTCAACCTATTTCACAAACGTGAGGGATTTGCGGGATGACCTGAAAAAATCCAAACCTACTTTTATGGCTTCAGCTCCGAGGTTGTGGGAAAACCTGTACTTAGGTATCTATAACCGTATGAATGATCCAAAGCTTACTCCTCCTTTCAAAAAAGCTCTTTTTGACCTCGCTTATTTCTTTTCCAAGCATTATCATGGAGCGGTTCGCTTTTTAAAAGGAAATGAAGTAGATTATGTAGGCAGAACCGCTCTGGAATCGCTTTTTCGTGGAATATGGGCACTTATTATTTTACTTCCTACTGCTTTAATGAATCTTTTATTCGACCAGATTGTGCTAAAGAAAATTCGTGATGGTCTGGGTGGAGAGTTTCGTGCTACCTGTTCCGGGGGGGGAGCTTTACAGAGACATGTGGATGCTTTCTTTAACGATATAGGAATCGATGTAATTGAAGGATACGGAATGACTGAAACCTCACCGGTTATCGCTATGAGAACTTTTGAGCATCTTGTGATGGGTTCTGTAGGAAAAGTAGTTTCCAAAACAGATTTGCAAATCCGTGATTTTGCCGGAAATGTTCTGACTCATGTAAAACCCGATGGTTCGATTGAAGGTAAGAGAGGTGAAAAGGGAGTTATCTATCTTCGTGGGCCTCAGGTTATGAAAGGCTACTATAAAAATGAAGAAGCTACAAACAAAGCCATTAAAGATGGTTGGATGGATACCGGAGATATGGGGATGATAAACTTCAAAGATACCCTTACGATTACCGGTCGTGCGAAAGAAACAATCGTGTTACTGGGTGGTGAGAACGTAGAGCCGGTTCCTATTGAGAACAAACTGACAGAATCACCCCTAATCGGGCAGTGCATGGTTGTAGGTCAGGATCAAAAAGCTCTGGGAGCTCTGATTGTTCCGGACTTCGATAAACTGAAAGTCTGGGCTTCAGAAAATGGTGTTTCTGATACCGAACCAGATGCCCTGATTGCCAATTCTAAAGTACTGGATAAGTATAAGAAAGAAATTCGTGAATACAACAGTGCTAAAACAGGCTTTAAATCTTTTGAGCAGGTAACTCCTTTTGCCCTGATAAAGAAACCTTTTGAAGTAGGAGATGAGTTAACCAATCTTGGAAAGTTCAAAAGGCATATTATTACAGAAAAGTATGCTGATAAAATAAAAGAAATGTACAAATAA
- a CDS encoding TolC family protein, translating to MYPNHIYSLKQIIIYFCKIQFYLFWLGFGFLTLLAQPASEEKKVIKLSVEEAVKYVLENNPTIQTAKFEILKSDTPYYKNESQFSWRVVGGVEVVKSKAPSNRNNVFSGNRFTQDAVKVGIEKQFKTGTYFKAEVSNVRYDSNAFEGSSSSQFSFLAVPPMYTGALSLTISQELLKNSFGKTEENTRKMLQLEAVIKREELLNQLTGLVAKTLVDYWSLSIAESAVTTYEKLLKSTINIRNLTVRKQRIGLAETYEIHQWNSVVSQIRSMLETAKNRRDEAKRNLIRVLNVDPRSEIQGVTQLTEELPGGYQLEKDIDYAYEHRIDLQNLRRQMMVTKYGLSNAEAEDVPSLKISGTYKSLGQSIESPSDNFTSMDRGIPSTKYNNLSAQIALSYPLWDKGIKSAIRDSNIEVSRLRVLEEDLRKQIKDELHIRHDNIQKSYVILQNSKRTELEAERFYNGIYRRFSQGSYNALSVKKALDNYVESQLGTIQARVNFNINMLLYDLSKNYLFERFGVDVRKVMNQLLSKNDEFMK from the coding sequence ATGTATCCGAATCATATCTATTCATTGAAGCAAATTATTATATATTTTTGTAAAATCCAATTTTATCTTTTTTGGCTGGGGTTTGGTTTCCTTACTCTTTTGGCGCAGCCGGCGTCTGAGGAGAAGAAAGTTATAAAGCTGAGTGTGGAGGAAGCAGTTAAATATGTTTTAGAGAATAACCCAACCATTCAAACAGCAAAATTTGAAATACTCAAATCCGATACACCTTATTATAAGAATGAATCCCAGTTTTCCTGGAGGGTAGTGGGTGGTGTCGAAGTGGTAAAATCGAAAGCTCCGAGTAACCGAAATAACGTCTTCTCCGGAAACCGTTTTACTCAGGATGCAGTAAAAGTTGGAATAGAAAAGCAGTTCAAAACAGGAACTTATTTTAAAGCCGAAGTCAGTAATGTTCGATATGACTCCAATGCTTTTGAAGGTTCGAGTAGTTCTCAGTTTTCATTTTTAGCTGTTCCGCCTATGTATACGGGAGCCTTAAGTTTGACGATAAGTCAGGAGCTTCTAAAAAACTCTTTTGGAAAGACGGAAGAGAATACCAGGAAGATGCTTCAATTAGAGGCAGTCATTAAAAGAGAAGAACTGCTCAATCAACTAACAGGACTGGTTGCTAAAACCCTGGTGGATTATTGGAGCCTTTCGATTGCAGAGTCTGCGGTTACAACATACGAGAAATTATTAAAAAGTACTATAAATATAAGAAATTTAACCGTTCGAAAGCAGAGAATTGGTCTTGCTGAAACTTATGAGATTCACCAGTGGAATTCGGTAGTGTCCCAGATACGCAGTATGCTTGAGACAGCAAAAAATCGAAGGGATGAAGCAAAACGGAATTTAATTCGTGTGTTGAATGTAGATCCTCGCTCTGAAATCCAGGGAGTTACCCAGCTTACAGAAGAATTGCCCGGCGGATATCAGCTGGAAAAAGATATTGATTATGCTTATGAACACCGTATTGATTTACAAAATCTTCGCCGTCAAATGATGGTTACAAAATACGGTTTGTCAAATGCAGAAGCGGAAGACGTACCTTCTTTAAAAATTTCCGGAACCTACAAGTCATTGGGCCAGTCGATTGAGTCTCCTTCAGACAATTTTACTTCTATGGACAGGGGAATTCCTTCTACAAAATATAATAATTTATCGGCCCAGATAGCCCTTTCCTACCCCCTCTGGGATAAAGGAATTAAATCGGCTATTCGAGACTCAAATATCGAAGTCTCGAGGCTTCGAGTTCTCGAGGAAGACCTAAGAAAGCAGATCAAAGATGAATTACATATCCGTCATGATAATATTCAAAAATCTTATGTAATCTTACAAAATTCCAAGCGAACAGAATTAGAGGCCGAGAGATTTTATAATGGTATTTATCGCAGATTTTCTCAGGGAAGCTATAATGCCCTTTCGGTCAAAAAAGCTCTGGATAATTATGTAGAATCTCAACTCGGGACAATTCAGGCCAGGGTGAATTTTAATATAAATATGTTATTATATGATCTGAGTAAAAACTATTTATTTGAACGCTTTGGAGTAGATGTGAGAAAAGTAATGAATCAACTTTTAAGTAAAAACGATGAATTTATGAAATAA
- a CDS encoding FecR domain-containing protein: MKSLNKEKLFQWILPGLLLVNVVVFSFLFYYDITRSLSLGDREKVGVLTFKLNSIQRKFEGSTVWSYIQTSSEIANRDTIRSFEESDALIHLDNHTKIHLDENSMIILDIKGKSSSISFEKGSIHVNSPVESENKVQVVYGDKKIELGNSESHLEKNKESLNVYVSRGLVKIYEKGKEILLKETEKAVISKDVKISDVSIKLLSPSNHYTGVYESDSNLIHFSWSIIGNVDNTVLQLSKTPNFYRFNSFPVQGLSSKDVPLQDDTYYWRISCSNQKTGSEELSEIRKLITFKQMPIFLHTPNAKQVVYYTKENPHVLFSWSDSGFTSNYLIEIAKSRLFGNSIVFNKKVFTNKFEYNNLSEGTYYWRVRINSIASNNYFQQSKIGSFRIQKIDDYSKPVLLNPRNKQVLKKSKGFKLLFNWRASRELESYNVQISNRENFSNIIFSKEIKDNAIIVSGVSDPGIYYWRVKGRKGELVTPFSEAYSFGIDTGFDELKEEKESDAALKEKEKEKESIENPLPIYPLNETIQLSNQNKIRFKWRRVQSADAYLFSIFKDSDKQVLYRKKVKTPYHDFSKFQTLGLGTFIWKIQAMKSGKEIGEESNSRFKFQIATKLRRLKSEDIKITSPEKIYLD; encoded by the coding sequence ATGAAATCCTTGAATAAGGAAAAACTTTTTCAGTGGATTTTACCGGGCCTTTTGCTTGTAAATGTCGTAGTATTTTCTTTTCTATTTTATTACGATATTACCCGAAGTTTATCTCTTGGGGACAGAGAAAAGGTAGGAGTATTAACATTTAAACTCAATAGTATCCAAAGAAAATTTGAAGGTAGCACTGTCTGGTCTTATATCCAGACCAGTTCTGAAATTGCGAACCGGGATACTATTCGAAGTTTTGAGGAATCGGATGCCTTAATTCATCTGGATAATCATACTAAGATTCATTTGGATGAAAATAGCATGATCATCCTTGATATAAAAGGTAAGTCATCTTCTATCTCTTTTGAAAAGGGTTCTATTCATGTGAATTCACCTGTAGAAAGTGAAAATAAGGTACAGGTTGTATATGGTGATAAAAAAATTGAGCTCGGAAACAGTGAGTCTCATTTAGAGAAAAATAAAGAGTCTTTAAATGTGTATGTTAGTAGAGGTCTTGTTAAAATTTATGAGAAAGGAAAAGAAATCTTATTAAAAGAGACGGAGAAAGCTGTCATATCAAAAGATGTTAAAATTTCCGATGTTTCTATAAAACTTCTTTCTCCTTCAAATCATTATACCGGTGTTTATGAGTCAGATTCCAATCTCATACATTTTTCCTGGTCTATTATAGGAAATGTAGATAATACAGTTTTGCAACTTAGTAAAACTCCCAATTTTTATCGTTTTAATTCATTTCCGGTTCAGGGGCTTAGTTCAAAAGATGTACCCTTGCAGGATGATACATACTATTGGAGAATATCCTGCAGCAATCAAAAAACAGGGTCTGAGGAGTTAAGCGAAATTCGAAAGTTAATCACTTTTAAACAGATGCCTATATTTCTTCATACTCCTAACGCAAAACAGGTTGTCTATTATACAAAAGAAAATCCTCATGTGTTATTCTCCTGGTCGGATTCCGGATTCACTTCTAATTACCTTATAGAAATAGCGAAGAGTCGTCTATTTGGAAACAGTATCGTTTTTAATAAAAAGGTATTTACTAACAAATTTGAGTATAACAACTTATCGGAAGGAACCTATTACTGGAGAGTCAGGATAAATTCGATTGCGTCTAATAATTATTTTCAGCAAAGTAAAATTGGCTCTTTTAGAATCCAGAAAATAGACGATTATTCAAAGCCTGTACTCTTAAATCCAAGAAATAAACAGGTTTTAAAAAAATCCAAAGGTTTTAAACTCCTGTTTAACTGGAGAGCCAGTCGAGAACTTGAGTCATACAATGTACAAATAAGCAATAGAGAGAATTTTTCAAATATCATTTTTTCCAAAGAGATAAAAGATAACGCCATTATTGTAAGTGGTGTATCGGATCCTGGAATTTATTACTGGAGGGTAAAAGGAAGGAAAGGAGAGCTTGTAACTCCTTTTTCCGAAGCATATAGTTTTGGAATTGATACCGGGTTTGATGAATTGAAAGAAGAAAAAGAATCGGATGCCGCTTTAAAAGAGAAAGAAAAGGAAAAAGAATCTATAGAGAATCCACTCCCTATTTATCCTCTAAATGAGACTATCCAGTTATCCAATCAAAACAAAATCAGGTTTAAGTGGAGGAGGGTACAAAGTGCGGATGCTTATCTGTTCTCTATTTTTAAGGATTCCGATAAGCAAGTCTTATATAGAAAAAAAGTAAAAACTCCTTATCATGATTTTTCTAAATTTCAAACTCTGGGTCTGGGAACATTTATATGGAAAATTCAGGCAATGAAATCCGGGAAGGAAATCGGAGAAGAATCTAATAGTCGATTCAAGTTTCAGATAGCAACTAAATTGCGTCGATTAAAATCCGAAGATATAAAGATTACATCTCCGGAGAAGATATATTTGGATTAA
- a CDS encoding UvrD-helicase domain-containing protein, producing the protein MILNREQREAVHHVHGPLLIFAGAGSGKTRVITNRIANLIEKSHAKGSEIVALSFTNKSAREMAERVRKMVPRGRLKGIELSTFHALGLKILKKYIEKLSYKSPFNLQTPNDLESIVGELLKEIKVDPKKLPPRLIIPVLSRIKNTGTSYIKRVEENGDEAELIGIRVFEKYEKVLKNLNSIDFDDLILLPMKLLREYKDVQEYYHNRYRFFMIDEFQDTNKIQYDFIKLLMGPNKNLCVVGDDDQSIYAFRGSDVSLILNFEKDFKDARVVKLLQNYRSSTHVLNAANSLIKNNKNRREKELWSDKTFGDKPKFVERADEKDEAIYVIDEIEKDIIRHKRKGNDIAILFRTNYQSRPFEEELRRRSIPYNLVGGYNFFDRKEVRDLISYLKVIANPKDEVSLMRILNYPKRGLGDGTISKLYEKATEEELGLLEVLQKITEEEGYVPGIKNKTVHTIYEFINLLQKYRKEFFHSSKMVPVLSNLIKELGFEKEFSNDSQDPKVVKARMMNLSELVNMMAYFESDWNDEGKPGLFDFIMKLSLLMDDSNSEDNSNDKKVQLMTMHLSKGLEFSVVYLVGLEDGIIPNSRMIDTVGDIDEERRLLYVGITRAKEKLVMTAARERKKFGESIPTQTSRFLEEINKEYLEIYQISEGDESSSGSFLDDLEKLKLV; encoded by the coding sequence TTGATACTGAATAGAGAACAGAGGGAAGCAGTTCACCATGTTCACGGTCCCCTGCTGATTTTTGCAGGAGCGGGTTCTGGGAAGACTCGTGTGATTACGAATCGTATCGCTAATTTAATAGAGAAGAGCCATGCAAAAGGAAGCGAAATAGTAGCGCTATCCTTTACCAATAAAAGTGCCAGGGAAATGGCAGAACGTGTAAGGAAAATGGTTCCGAGAGGTCGATTAAAGGGAATAGAGCTTTCAACCTTTCATGCTCTGGGTTTGAAAATTCTAAAGAAATATATCGAAAAGCTTTCATATAAGAGTCCTTTTAATTTACAAACTCCCAATGATTTGGAGAGTATAGTAGGAGAACTTCTTAAAGAAATAAAGGTTGATCCAAAAAAACTTCCTCCCAGACTAATTATCCCTGTTTTAAGTCGGATAAAAAATACGGGAACTTCTTATATTAAAAGAGTCGAAGAAAATGGGGATGAAGCCGAATTGATAGGAATTCGAGTATTTGAAAAGTATGAAAAAGTTTTAAAAAATCTAAATTCCATAGATTTTGATGATTTGATTCTATTACCTATGAAACTGTTAAGAGAATATAAAGATGTTCAGGAATACTATCACAACCGCTATCGGTTTTTTATGATAGATGAATTCCAGGATACTAATAAAATACAATATGATTTTATTAAACTTTTAATGGGGCCTAATAAAAATTTATGTGTAGTAGGTGATGATGATCAAAGCATTTATGCTTTTCGAGGCTCGGATGTCAGTTTAATATTAAATTTTGAAAAAGATTTTAAAGATGCAAGAGTAGTAAAGCTATTACAAAATTATCGTTCTTCAACGCATGTACTGAATGCGGCAAATTCTTTGATTAAGAATAATAAGAACAGGAGAGAAAAAGAACTCTGGTCAGACAAGACATTTGGGGATAAGCCCAAATTTGTGGAACGAGCTGATGAGAAAGATGAAGCTATATATGTAATCGATGAAATTGAAAAGGATATAATACGCCATAAAAGAAAAGGTAACGATATTGCAATATTGTTTAGAACAAATTATCAGTCAAGACCCTTTGAAGAAGAACTGAGAAGGAGATCGATTCCTTATAATCTGGTGGGAGGTTATAACTTCTTTGATAGAAAGGAAGTTAGAGATTTAATTTCTTATCTGAAAGTAATTGCTAATCCTAAAGATGAAGTTTCTTTAATGCGTATATTAAATTATCCGAAGCGAGGGCTCGGAGATGGCACTATTTCCAAGTTATATGAAAAAGCAACAGAAGAAGAACTTGGACTATTAGAAGTTTTACAGAAGATAACAGAAGAAGAGGGATATGTACCCGGTATCAAGAATAAAACGGTTCATACTATATATGAATTCATTAACTTACTACAAAAGTATAGAAAAGAATTTTTTCACTCTTCTAAAATGGTGCCGGTATTAAGTAATTTAATTAAAGAATTGGGGTTTGAAAAAGAATTTAGCAATGATTCACAGGACCCAAAAGTAGTTAAAGCCAGGATGATGAACCTATCTGAATTGGTAAACATGATGGCTTACTTTGAAAGCGATTGGAACGATGAAGGCAAACCCGGATTATTTGATTTTATTATGAAGTTATCTTTGCTTATGGATGATTCAAATTCTGAAGATAATTCAAATGATAAGAAAGTTCAACTAATGACTATGCATTTATCAAAAGGCCTGGAATTTTCAGTTGTATATCTGGTCGGCCTGGAAGACGGAATAATACCTAACTCAAGGATGATTGATACTGTAGGTGATATTGATGAAGAACGTAGACTTTTATATGTAGGGATAACTAGAGCAAAAGAGAAGTTAGTGATGACCGCTGCGAGAGAAAGAAAAAAATTTGGTGAGTCAATACCAACACAAACTTCCAGGTTTTTAGAGGAAATTAATAAAGAATATTTGGAAATCTATCAAATTTCAGAAGGAGACGAAAGTTCTTCGGGTTCATTTTTGGATGATCTCGAAAAACTAAAATTAGTATAA
- a CDS encoding HAMP domain-containing protein: MEREEKQQIALNSGKPIGISIRTKLMGVISLILLISVYAVSSLGTFFFSKDTQARVQENNLVLIRILGQKVESDLSSIQKTLSLVAEALENSETEEKKEGLSSLYFSKKSEFLYLGLAKKKEDSLVVIDRLYNRPFFNSHNLTDRDMEDINLQHSMSFLQSFKSAFILMNASPAFKLPVMAISFPFKNIRGENVILIAYIRSESILKAFRGGGISMAGLVDSSGKVLAHPDEELVLKAKDLQAHPIINVLLKLKEGISSQRIIDLEGKEFFGSALKLSVAGIGVYSLTEKDVALEEVKNIQRRNLYLTIIVLSLTLIFIYIYSLGITSPILKLATFAREIERGNYTHFLQPKTKDELGLLTHSFNSMSKGLDEREKMKDAFGKFVNKELAELAMKGDIKLGGERKYCAIFFSDIRSFTSISEKLEPEEVVEFLNQYMTEMVTCVNQTSGIVDKFIGDAIMATWGALHHLDNETENAINAALMMRKALIRFNKGRGGDKKPIIKIGCGINSGYVISGQIGSHERLEYTVIGDAVNLASRVEALNKPFGTDILITEESYSKVKGLYRVEKMQAIKVKGKEKPQQIYAVISRFDDPNGYNSLAELREAIGIILEEKKQDKNTEGEEVKYEILE; the protein is encoded by the coding sequence ATGGAAAGAGAAGAAAAGCAACAAATCGCCCTTAATTCGGGCAAACCTATAGGAATCAGTATCCGAACAAAGTTAATGGGAGTAATATCCCTTATACTTCTAATATCCGTTTATGCCGTTAGTTCGTTAGGTACTTTCTTTTTTAGCAAAGATACCCAGGCGAGGGTTCAGGAAAATAATTTGGTTCTTATTCGAATCCTCGGCCAGAAAGTAGAAAGTGATCTATCTTCCATACAGAAGACTCTTAGCCTGGTTGCTGAAGCTCTGGAAAATTCGGAAACCGAAGAAAAGAAGGAGGGTTTAAGTTCGCTTTACTTTTCCAAGAAATCCGAGTTTTTGTATCTGGGTCTTGCTAAGAAAAAAGAGGATAGTCTGGTGGTTATTGATAGGCTTTATAACCGGCCTTTTTTTAATTCCCACAACCTTACGGATAGGGACATGGAGGACATAAACCTTCAGCATTCTATGTCTTTCTTGCAATCCTTTAAAAGTGCTTTTATTTTGATGAATGCCAGTCCGGCATTTAAACTTCCGGTTATGGCCATCAGCTTTCCCTTTAAAAATATTCGAGGTGAAAATGTTATTCTCATTGCCTACATCCGTTCTGAGTCTATTTTAAAGGCTTTCCGGGGTGGAGGAATCAGCATGGCCGGTCTGGTTGATTCAAGCGGTAAAGTGCTGGCCCATCCGGACGAAGAGCTTGTCTTAAAAGCTAAAGATTTACAGGCACATCCAATAATAAATGTACTTCTAAAGTTAAAAGAGGGAATTAGTTCCCAGCGCATTATAGATCTTGAAGGCAAGGAGTTTTTTGGTTCAGCACTCAAGCTTTCAGTCGCGGGAATAGGTGTTTATTCTCTTACTGAGAAAGATGTGGCTTTAGAAGAAGTTAAAAATATTCAGAGAAGAAACTTATACTTAACCATCATAGTTTTAAGTCTAACCCTTATATTTATATATATTTATTCTCTCGGGATTACGAGTCCTATTTTAAAACTGGCTACTTTTGCAAGGGAAATTGAAAGGGGAAATTATACTCATTTTTTACAGCCCAAAACAAAAGATGAGCTGGGCCTTTTAACCCATTCCTTTAACTCAATGAGTAAGGGACTTGACGAAAGGGAAAAAATGAAAGATGCCTTTGGTAAATTTGTTAATAAAGAACTGGCTGAGTTGGCGATGAAAGGAGACATTAAACTCGGAGGAGAAAGGAAGTATTGTGCCATATTCTTTTCTGATATTCGTAGTTTTACTTCAATTTCCGAAAAGCTGGAACCTGAAGAAGTTGTAGAGTTTTTAAATCAGTATATGACTGAAATGGTGACCTGCGTAAATCAGACATCAGGGATTGTTGATAAATTTATAGGGGATGCTATAATGGCGACCTGGGGTGCGCTTCACCATTTAGACAATGAAACTGAAAATGCAATTAATGCTGCTTTGATGATGAGAAAAGCCCTTATCCGTTTTAATAAAGGTAGAGGGGGGGATAAAAAACCAATTATAAAGATTGGATGCGGAATTAATTCCGGCTATGTTATCTCCGGACAAATTGGCTCTCACGAAAGATTAGAATATACCGTAATCGGAGATGCTGTTAATTTGGCTTCGAGGGTCGAGGCATTAAATAAGCCTTTTGGAACGGATATATTGATAACCGAAGAATCTTATTCCAAGGTAAAGGGACTTTATAGGGTCGAGAAAATGCAGGCTATAAAAGTAAAAGGAAAAGAAAAGCCTCAACAAATTTATGCTGTCATTAGTCGCTTTGATGATCCGAATGGTTATAATAGTCTTGCAGAGCTTCGTGAGGCAATAGGGATTATACTCGAAGAAAAGAAACAAGATAAAAATACAGAAGGTGAAGAAGTTAAGTATGAAATCCTTGAATAA